Proteins encoded together in one Nitrospirae bacterium CG2_30_53_67 window:
- a CDS encoding NADH dehydrogenase (Catalyzes the transfer of electrons from NADH to quinone): protein MKINMGPQHPSTHGVLRLVLDVDGERVVKAEPKVGYLHRGIEKLGENGSFQQVITHIDRLDYISAITNEFAYCRTVEKLLGITIPERAEYIRTIVAEMQRLSSHLLWLATHALDIGAMTVFLYTFRERETILDLFEELTGARLNNNYMRIGGVSRDLSSFFIETLYKFCDEFPGRIKEYDTLIRENRIWIGRTKGVAAISAEEAVNYGLSGPSLRGSGVNWDIRKAEPYGAYDKVDWVVPLGENGDVYDRYWIRVEEMHQSANIIRQCLDRIPSGPILVDDPKIVPPSKEKINAEIESLIHHFKLMTEGFKAPEGEVYCATEVPKGELGFYIVSDGSSRPYRMKIRAPSFVNLGAFNRLVSGGFIADVIAVIGTIDIVLGECDR from the coding sequence ATGAAGATCAATATGGGACCCCAGCACCCCAGTACGCATGGGGTCTTGAGGCTGGTGCTCGACGTGGACGGGGAAAGGGTCGTCAAGGCCGAGCCCAAGGTCGGCTATCTGCACCGCGGTATTGAGAAGCTCGGTGAGAACGGATCTTTCCAGCAGGTGATCACCCATATTGACCGCCTGGACTATATCTCGGCCATCACCAATGAGTTCGCCTACTGCCGGACTGTGGAGAAACTGCTCGGGATCACCATTCCTGAACGCGCGGAATATATCCGGACCATTGTGGCCGAGATGCAGAGGCTCTCGTCCCATCTCCTTTGGCTGGCCACCCACGCCCTGGATATCGGGGCCATGACCGTCTTCCTCTATACCTTCCGTGAAAGAGAGACCATCCTCGACCTGTTTGAGGAACTGACCGGCGCGAGGCTGAACAACAACTATATGCGGATCGGCGGGGTCAGCCGTGATCTCTCTTCGTTTTTTATCGAAACCCTGTACAAGTTCTGCGATGAATTTCCCGGCCGGATCAAGGAATACGACACCCTGATTCGGGAGAACCGGATATGGATCGGACGGACCAAGGGCGTGGCCGCGATCTCGGCCGAAGAGGCGGTGAATTACGGGCTCTCCGGGCCTTCGCTCCGAGGCTCCGGGGTCAACTGGGATATTCGGAAGGCCGAGCCTTACGGCGCCTATGACAAGGTCGACTGGGTCGTCCCCCTCGGAGAGAACGGGGACGTCTATGACCGGTATTGGATCCGGGTCGAGGAGATGCATCAGAGCGCTAACATCATCCGTCAATGCCTGGACCGGATCCCAAGCGGTCCGATCCTGGTGGATGACCCCAAGATCGTTCCCCCCTCCAAGGAGAAAATAAACGCTGAGATCGAATCCCTGATCCATCATTTCAAGTTGATGACCGAGGGGTTTAAGGCGCCGGAGGGGGAGGTCTACTGCGCCACTGAGGTCCCCAAAGGAGAACTGGGTTTTTATATCGTGAGTGACGGGTCATCCAGGCCATACCGCATGAAGATCCGGGCCCCTTCCTTTGTCAATCTGGGGGCATTCAACCGTCTGGTCAGCGGTGGGTTCATCGCCGACGTCATTGCCGTGATCGGGACCATTGATATCGTGCTGGGGGAATGCGACCGATAA
- a CDS encoding NADH oxidoreductase (quinone) subunit F gives METILLNRIHLENSRSISVYMAHEGYEALKKALSMPPAEVVNEVKRANLRGRGGAGFPAAMKWGFAAADPKKPKYLLCNADEGEPGTCKDRQIMEGDPHELIEGMIIAGYAFGAEYGYIYLRAEYPRLGGILDQAISEAEEKGFLGKDICHSGFNFTIRVHRGAGAYICGEETALIESLEGKRGQSRIKPPFPVNVGAFGLPTVINNVETLANVPHIILKGGDWFAGIGPAKCPGTRIISLSGHVNRPGYYELPMGVSFREVIYEHGGGIRDGKELKAFIPGGASSPCLTPNHLNVGMDYDSVSAAGSMLGSSALMVMDQDTCMVKVAGRLMRFFVHESCGRCTPCREGTDWLLSILDRIEAGGGKEGDIELLRDICDNIAGKTFCPLGEGALGPVRGTLKYFEEEYREHIRIKGCTLKI, from the coding sequence ATGGAAACCATCCTTTTGAACCGCATACACCTCGAAAACTCCCGTTCCATCTCCGTCTATATGGCGCATGAAGGCTATGAGGCGCTGAAAAAGGCCCTGTCCATGCCTCCCGCAGAGGTCGTCAATGAGGTCAAGCGCGCAAATCTCCGGGGACGGGGCGGAGCGGGGTTTCCCGCGGCCATGAAATGGGGATTCGCGGCTGCGGACCCGAAGAAACCCAAATACCTTCTGTGCAATGCCGACGAAGGGGAGCCCGGTACCTGTAAGGACCGGCAGATTATGGAAGGGGACCCGCATGAACTGATCGAGGGGATGATCATCGCCGGGTATGCCTTCGGCGCCGAATACGGCTATATCTACCTCCGGGCCGAGTATCCCCGGCTGGGGGGGATCCTCGATCAGGCGATCTCCGAGGCAGAGGAAAAAGGTTTCCTGGGAAAAGACATCTGTCATTCAGGGTTTAATTTTACGATCCGGGTCCACCGCGGGGCCGGGGCCTACATCTGCGGGGAGGAGACCGCCCTGATCGAGTCCCTGGAAGGGAAGCGCGGCCAGTCCCGCATCAAACCCCCCTTCCCGGTCAATGTGGGCGCCTTCGGGCTCCCCACGGTAATCAACAATGTGGAAACCCTGGCCAATGTTCCCCACATCATACTCAAAGGGGGGGACTGGTTCGCCGGTATCGGCCCGGCCAAATGTCCGGGAACAAGAATCATCTCTCTTTCCGGTCATGTGAACCGTCCGGGGTATTACGAACTCCCCATGGGCGTAAGCTTCCGTGAGGTGATTTATGAACACGGCGGCGGCATCCGGGACGGAAAGGAGCTCAAGGCCTTCATCCCCGGGGGGGCGTCCTCGCCCTGCCTGACCCCCAATCATCTCAACGTGGGCATGGATTACGACTCCGTATCCGCGGCCGGGAGCATGCTCGGCTCTTCCGCGCTCATGGTCATGGACCAGGATACCTGCATGGTCAAAGTGGCCGGACGTCTGATGAGGTTTTTTGTCCATGAATCCTGCGGGAGATGCACCCCGTGCCGTGAAGGAACCGACTGGCTCCTCAGTATCCTGGACCGGATCGAGGCCGGAGGGGGCAAGGAAGGAGACATCGAACTCCTGCGCGACATCTGCGACAACATCGCAGGAAAGACCTTCTGCCCCCTGGGGGAGGGAGCGCTCGGACCTGTGCGGGGCACGCT